TAGAAAGACGGCTGCACCGCACGACTTGAGCTACTCTTTCCTAAACTACAACTTCCGTTTACTCATCTGCTTACTTTTAGCCCAAAAGGGTTGAGAAGCGTTTACTCTACGCTTTCTCAACCCTTTTGCAAGCCTTCTTGCCTTCTTTATTATTTGATTAGCCGGATTCCTGCAAATAAAAGTCTCGTTGATTATGCCGCAGAATATACATTGCAGCATCTTCCGCCGCCAACGGCGGACTATATAAATAGCCTTGATAAACAGTACACCCCATGGAGCTAAGCACTTGCTGCTGCCTTTGCGTTTCCACATATTCGACAACCATTTCAAGCCCAAGAGAGGCGCAAAGAGAAGTAATCGATAAAATGATTTCTTGACTACTTTTATCTTCAACTACATTGCGGCTCAGCATGCCGTCGATTTTGAGGGTATCCATAGGAAAGTTTTGAATATATCGCAAAGAAGTATGCCCCATGCCAAAATCGTCAATCGCCAGCCGTACCCCCATGTTTCGCAGCGCTTCTAGATTTTTCGCCGTATTTACATCGGCCGTAATCGCAGCAGTCTCCGTAATCTCGATTTCTAAATCCTTCGGACACAGCGCGTTTTGCTGCAAAATCACACGCACCTGTTCACTCAACAACGACGCTTGCAACTGACGCGGCGAAATATTCACAGAGACTCGCACATTAAAAATCCCCATCCGTTTCCAACATTGCAGCTCTGAGCAGGCTTCTTGTATAATCCACCGCCCTAGTTCATGAATCAAGCCGCTTTCTTCGGCAATCGCAATAATAACCGGGGGCGCCACCGCTCCATATAAAGAATGCTTCCAGCGCAGCAACGCTTCTGCCGCTACTACTTTCCCAGCCGCATTGACTTGCGGCTGATAGACTAAAACCAATTCTCTTTTTTTCAGACTCTCTTTGAGATCATGCGCTAACGAGCGCGCCAGCACGCCTTGTGCATCCCCACGTTCCAAGAGTCTCTTATCGGGCGCGGCGTTCTGGAACAGACTCTGCTGCAAGCCTTGAAAGGCAAGATTCATTTCTTCTTTTCTTTGTTTTTCATTCCACCTCACAAAAGGAATGTAAATCAATGTCCCTAACAGCAAATTTAGCGCCTGCAAGGCCACGCCAAACCAAGAACCGCTCACAACATAGCCGCTAAAAAATACAGGCATGGTCCATGATACAAGCGGTGCGTCCGCTGGCAGCCACCCGAAGTATAACGCGCCAAAGGTCGTAACCATCGCCACTATCGGCACGAGCACAAAGGGCAGTAAAAACGTAGGATTAAGAACAATTGGCAAGCCAAATACTAATAGCTCATTAATATTAAAAACGGCAGGAACCAGAGACAGCTTTATCAGCCATGACATCGCCCCGCGCCTAGATACCAGCAGCAACGCCAGCAGAAGGCTCAGCGTCATTCCCGCTCCACCCATAAGCACAAAAGCCTCAAAATAGTGCAAAAAAGCATTAGGCTCTATAAAAACCGTTGTTCCTGAATACTGTACGACTTCCAGCGTATGAAGATAGTCTAACACCGGGTTCATCAGACGACTGCCATGCATCCCAAAAAACCAAAATACATGCACAAAAAAAGGAAATAAAAACATCGTCAAACTGGTATGTGCAAGGTCGTTCATCCAATTCGACAAGAATACATAAATACATGCCTGCACATCAAACAAACCAGACCAAGCCGCAAAAAGATGCACTGCATAAAAAGAAAGAATCGTTGCTGTGGCAGGAACCATATTAGAGAGAACCTGTGCTAAAAGCGGATCTCCTACATCCGCTCTACATAAAATATACCGCCCTCCACGGGACGTAAAAAACAACACCATCTCTGTTGCCACAACGGCGGTAGCCACACCAATCCAAAGGCCGTCCGCCCCTGTCCAAGAAGAAGAAAAAAAGGCTAAATCCTGCAAGCTCCAAGAAGGCATCAGAACGAAAAAAGAAGTTAAAGAAACCAATGCAGCCATCATGGGATGGATCCGTCTTTTGCTCTCCGCTTCCGCCAAGCAATAACTGATTGCTCCTATAACAGTAAGGTTCATTCCTTTCATCGCCGCAACGCCCAACAAACCGAAATAGGCAAACGTCTCTTTGTCCAAAAAGGTGACAAAGGTTGGCAGCGCCCCTAACATAATGGCAAAAGCGCCGATAACAATCAAAGGCAGGTTCAACAAGAATCCTTGGCGGATCGCCCTTAAATGCCGTTGACTGGTCAGCCAGTCCGTAATCCCTTGTATTTGTTTCATGCCAGAGCGACTCCTTCTCTTAAGGAAAATACACATACTTTATGGTAATTCAAAGAAAATAGTGTAAAATCCTTTTTTTAGGAAATCGTCTCTGCCAAAAATGCTCTGTCTCTTACAAGCCGCTGACTATATATTGATAAAACCGGCTGTCCACCTTCATCACCGGGAATGAAGGTGGCAACTGTTTTTTCGCCACCTCTATAAAGCCGTTCTTTTCATAAAAACGATGCGCCGCTAAAAATTTGTCCGTTGTTCCCAAATAGATTTCTCGCAAGCCTTGCTCCTGTGACCAGTTCAAAAGAACATCCAGCAGCTTTTTCGCCGTTTGCTTAGCGCCGCGGTAGTCTTTGTGCACAAACATTTTGCGCAGCGCTCCCTGTCCTGCGCCAATATCAATGAGCGCGATGGTACCCACAACAAGGCCGTTATCTTCAGCCACCCAAAAATTTCCCTTCCCGGTTTGATAAAAAGAACTCACTTGGCTCAAATCCGGCTGATCTTCCTTGGTAATAGCAATGCCGAATTCTTGCTGCTGAATCGGCAGAATCAAGTCGAATACCCCTTGCTGATCCTCTAGCTGATATTCACGGATTTTCATATTTCTCTCCTCCTTTACCTGTTTTCCACGCCAGCCACTCGGTTTCGATATTCTCGCGTATGCGCTCCATAAGGGTTTCCGCCAAAGCTTGCTCTTCCTTAGTCATTCCCGTAAAACAACAGGCAAGATAGCGATTTTCCTCGGCAATCAGCTCCGGATACGCTTCCTTCGCCCGCTCCGTAGGAAACAAGTGAACCATTCTCTTGTCCGTCTGGTTTTGTTCCTTACGAACATAGCCCTCCGCTTCCAGCTTCTGCACCGCCTTCGTCGCCGTTGCCTTATCCACTTTTAGAAGATGAGACAGCTCCAGCAAATGAAGGCCCGGGCTTTCGCAAATACGGGTCAGGAAAACAAATTGGCCGCGCTGCAACGCAAGCTTTTTAAATCTCACATCGCTGAGAGACTGTACGCAACGAGCCACAGCGCCGACTTCCCGCAAAAATTGATGTGTTAGCATACGATCCTCCGATTTTTAATTGAACTTTCAACTATAATCAAAGTACCAAAATTTAATTGAAATGTCAACTATATTTAAATACTGCTATAAAAAGTAAAAACCTGGTCAAGAAAGCCACGCTTTCTTGACCAGGTTTTTCACCATCTCCAAGGTTCCCAGGACTCCATAGCCGCTGTAATCTGCTCCGGCGTCGTCTTCTCCGGCAGATAATCCAGCTTCACCTGCCCGTTATGCCCGAATAGGGGCATATGAAGATGTACTTGATTGACTCCCGGCAAATCCAACAAATATTGTTCCAACGCCTGCTTGCTCCCCTTCGGAATCCCCGTAATTCGCAGCACCAGGCGCGCCTCCCCCGGCGCGGAGCATCCACAGCCTTTACACATGTTCTTGCCTCCCTGCCTTTCTACAAAACAACACTAAACAAAACCTTCTTACTGTGCTTCCCGATGTTTAACATTGGATAACGCCGGAGGAATTGCATAATCAAATTTGCTAAAAAACAGATCCAGCGATTTTAAAAGCACCGTTTTAAATCCAGGACCGCCGAGAAATTCTGCATCCCGCGAAGTTTCATTAAACTTTCCATTATAAAGATACGTTCCCGTATTTCGATCCACCGCTTTTACGGGAATGGACGTGGTTACCGCCTTCGTTACCGCCAAAAATTCCACTCGGTCTTGCACGGAAAAAGGCTCTACTTCAATCAGCAACAATACATCGGCATCCCCTTCCTGCCCTACCGCAAGAATGTCTGTGCGCTCCGCCATCGACACATTACGAATGCCTTTAGCTGCCAAGCGATCCTTGTAAATTTCTCCCGGAACCAGTACCCACCGATTCACCGCCAGCTTTTTGAGATGGCTCATAATTTTAGCGTCAATGTCCGTGTCATACTCGGTTTTAGCATTATTGGTGTATAAAATCGCCACCCGGGGCAGTTTGCTATCACGCTCTGTCAAAATCGCTGCTGTTCTTTCTGAGATGCTGGTTCCATCTCCTTCGTTTTCCGCAGCCCAGGCCGAGCCTACGCCTACCATCAGCAGCAACAGGGTAATCAGCCAAATTCGCTTCATATACTTCCCTCCTGTCTTTGCTTTGCATCTTCTTATAAAAAAAACCACAAAGAAGGGACATCAAAGATGGTCCTTTTTCTTAGTGGATATGTAGCGCAATGCAATATAACAGAAAGAGAAGAATGGCATATTTTTACTTTCACTATACCGCCGCAACTCTCTCCCGTCAAGGTTTTAACCCTGACTTGCCATTATTTTTTTCTTTTACGAGCTCCTATCAGTTAGCTGCCGCAACAATCGTTCCAACGTCGCCGCAAAACGAGCGTCATCCTCCGCCTGGCGTTTACGCGGCCCCTTCGTCCGCCCGCCGCCGCGGCGCACCTTGGCTTTAATCTCCCTTTCCTCCAGCAAAAAATCCATTTTCTCGGATCGATACTCACTCCCCGAGGGGCTTACACAGCACGCTTTCTTAGCCAGCACCAGCGCCGCTAACCCCCAATCCTGAGTAATGACCAAATCATTCGCTTCTGTCAGATTCACAATCTTCAAATCCGCTTCCTGCGAAGCATTGCCTACAGTAATATGCTCATCCGAGGCAATCTGGTGATTAAAGCTGGCTACGGTTATCACAGAAATTCCATAACGCTTTCCCGCCTCCAAGCAGCAAGCAAGCACTGCCTTCGGACAAGCATCCGCATCAATAATCAGTTTCATATCCAACTCCATATACAGGATTTTCTATATTCTCACAGAATATGTTATCACAATAAATTACGAATAGAGTTCCACTGTATCTCCAAAAGCAGTGGTTCCTCTGGAAAGAAGGAATCTGCTTGCAAAAACACATTCATCCTACAGCACAGCGCTTACACATTGTAAGGCATTTTTTTCTTCTCGCCCTGCTGCTGCTCTTTTATAGCGGCAGTGCATCCGCCGGCGGCTCCGTAGAAAAAGACACCAGCCAGCAAGTAGCCCAATACTTTGAAAGCGCCAAGAAAAATGAAGCCGAGCTCGTCGCCTTTTTGCACAAAATGCCGAAAGGCGCGGACTTGCATAATCATCCTTGGGGCGCCGTCTATACGGAAACCCTTTTAGACTCGGCCATTGCGCAAAACCTCGTTTTTGACCGCACAACCCGGTCCTTTGTCAAAGAAACCGCAAATCCCTGCTATACCGCACAAGAATTAAAGCAGAGCAACTCTAAAATGGGCGAAGTTCTCTCCGCTCTTTCCCTGCGCAACCAACCAAAGGAAACGGAAAACGGGCATGACCATTTCTTCGATTCCTTTGGGCGCTTTGCCGCCGCCGTCCCCAGCGAAGAATCCATGCTGCGCGAACAAGTAGGGCGGGCCATCAGCCAGAAAATCCGTTATTTGGAGCTTATGACGGAACCGCCGCGCGAGGAAGAAGCCGTTCGTTCCTGGCTGCAACAGATGGGTGCAGCGCGCCGCGAGACCATCTCCCAAGCCGGCGGCGCTTGGAATGTCGACGTAGCTTATATCGTCCCCATCAATCGCAACGCCTTGCCGGACTCCTTGAAAAACGGTCCTTGGAATCAAGAGGTTTACGAAGAATTTTTTACCCAGGAAGTACGACAAGCGCTTACCGCGATTGTTCGTTTTTCTGACCAAGGCATCCGCAGCCTCACATTCTTAGATCCTGAGGATTCTTGGATTTCCCGCACCCAATTTGCTGTGCAAATGCGTATTTTAGACCAAGAGTGGCGCCGCCTGGTTGCCGAAAATCCAGCTAACGCAGACAAGCTCAAGGTCAACCTTCATGCCGGCGAGCTTACTTTGGCTTATTCGCCGTATGAACCCATGCGCAATCGCATTAGCCAAAGCATTGCCTTGGGACATGCCTCGCGCGTCGGCCACGGCATTAGCATCCAATGGGAAGACGACGTCTATGGCCTGCTGCGTCAAATGCGCGACTATAAAACCGCGGTTGAAATTTGCCTGACCAGCAACGAAGGCATCCTGAACGTCGCTGGCGGTGACAAGCATCCCTTCCGCTTATATTGGGACGCCGACGTCCCAGTAGCGCTATGCACGGATGACGAAGGAATTTCCCGCAGCAATCTGACCATGGAATACGCCAGAGCCGCCCAATGGTTCGGCCTCAGCTACGGCCATCTCAAATGGCTGGCCTTCAGCAGTCTGGAATATTCGTACCTGCCCGGAGAAAGCTTCTTCATCAACGGCGACTTCAACCGCCCCAAAACCGCCCTTCCCCAAGGTTCAGCCAAAGCGATTTTAGAACAGCAGCTACGCAAAGATTTTCAGCGTTTTGAAGCCGATATGGAGCAAAATATACGCCTGATGAAAAGCCGCTAGGTTCAGGGGAGTACCAGCGCATCTTTTTTATCGAGTTTCAAGTACGGGTTCCAGGCCACTTCCCACAAATGGCCGTCCGGATCGGCAAAATAGCCGCTATAGCCGCCCCAAGACACTTTTTGAGGGGCTTTAATCAAAGCTGCTCCGGCAGCCCGCGCTTCTTTCAAGACAGTATCTACTTCTTTTTCGCTTTTTGCGTTATAAGCCAGGGTCAAACCGGAAAACCCGGTCCCCGCCGCAGCGATGGTCGCATCGGCCGCCAATTCTTCCCGTGGGTACAAAGCCAGCGCTACGCCGCCCAAATCAAAAAAAGCGATGCTCTCTTGGCTGGCTGAAGAGGGTTTCCAGCCCAAGCCATTTTGGTAAAATTCCCGAGATCTCGCTAAGTCACGCACTCCCAAAGTCACTACATTTAACTTTTGCCGCATCAATTACCGGCTCCTCTCGTTCGTTATGTACTGCTCTATTGTACCATGTCGAAGAAAAAAGAGTGAAAGTTGAACAAGAGAGCAGCAAAAGGGATGATGCCGAAGCAGCAAACACAAAGCATCGGTGAAAAGCCAGAAAGTCCTGGCAAGCCTTCATGGCTGCCAGGACTTTCTCTAAAGAACAACTACTAATTTTACAAGAATCCCGACAAATTATGAATTTTTTCTCGCCAGACGCGAAAGAAAACACAGGCATAGCGGGACTATGCCGAGGCTTTCTGACAAAGTCTGGTAGAAAAAAAGCTAATTTGTCGCGAGATGCTTGTTACATATTGTTGACGCTTTGCACCAGCTTCTCAATAGCCGCCACCTGCTCGGGCTGCAACGCCAAAGACGGTTCCTGCGTGACCGTCTCTATGTTTACGCCTTGAGCGGCTACGCCGCCTTTAATGGCCGCCACAAAGGGCGACGACAAATCGTACAGGTTCATCAGCACGGAAATTTTAGCCTGCCCTGCGGCCACACCGGCAAAATCCTGCTTTTCATACGCCGCCAGCAACTCTCGGAACACGCCGGGGATGACGTTAGTCAGGCCGCCAATAACGCCATCGCCGCCTGCGAGCAGATTGGGCACCATGTATTCGTCATAACCGGACATGACGCAAAAATCAGGCCGCTCTTTTTTGACGATCTGAATGAGCTTGCGCGTATGGCTGATACCATCAACCGTGTCCTTGATCCCGATAATATGGGGAAATTCCTTAGCCAGACGCAGCACCAGCTGCGGGTCCAGATTAACCGACGTCCGATCCGGGAAATTGTAAATCATAATTGGCATGGTGGTGTTTTTCGCCAGTTCCGCATAGTAGCGGTACAACACTTCGTTCCCTAACTGGAAATAGTAGGGGGAAATGACGACTACCGCATCAGCGCCAGCCTGCTGCGCATAATTGGTCAGCTCAATGACTTCCGCCAAAATGGTGCCGCCAGTGCCGATCAATACAGGAACTCGCTTATCCACAACCCGCACGACCAAATCAATAAACTCTTTTTTCTCGTCCATCGTAAGCGCGAAAAACTCGCCGATACTGCCCAAAAACAGAATGCCGTTGATGCCTTCGTCAATCAAGCGGTTAATGTGCCGCTCATTGCCAGCCGCATCGATTTTCCCTTGCTTGTCGAACACCGTAATTGCTGGAGTAATGGCTCCCTTGAACATGAAATCCCCTTCCTTTCTTGCCTTTCGCTTCACGGCTGCCCTAAAAATACGCCGTTGCCTGGGGCTCCCGGCTGCCATTGAGCACGATCCGCAAATTTAACCCAGCCCTCTTCGCCCGTGCTTTTTTGCAAGCAAAACCACATTT
This region of Anaeromusa acidaminophila DSM 3853 genomic DNA includes:
- a CDS encoding GNAT family N-acetyltransferase, whose amino-acid sequence is MKIREYQLEDQQGVFDLILPIQQQEFGIAITKEDQPDLSQVSSFYQTGKGNFWVAEDNGLVVGTIALIDIGAGQGALRKMFVHKDYRGAKQTAKKLLDVLLNWSQEQGLREIYLGTTDKFLAAHRFYEKNGFIEVAKKQLPPSFPVMKVDSRFYQYIVSGL
- a CDS encoding VOC family protein — protein: MRQKLNVVTLGVRDLARSREFYQNGLGWKPSSASQESIAFFDLGGVALALYPREELAADATIAAAGTGFSGLTLAYNAKSEKEVDTVLKEARAAGAALIKAPQKVSWGGYSGYFADPDGHLWEVAWNPYLKLDKKDALVLP
- a CDS encoding EAL domain-containing protein, whose amino-acid sequence is MKQIQGITDWLTSQRHLRAIRQGFLLNLPLIVIGAFAIMLGALPTFVTFLDKETFAYFGLLGVAAMKGMNLTVIGAISYCLAEAESKRRIHPMMAALVSLTSFFVLMPSWSLQDLAFFSSSWTGADGLWIGVATAVVATEMVLFFTSRGGRYILCRADVGDPLLAQVLSNMVPATATILSFYAVHLFAAWSGLFDVQACIYVFLSNWMNDLAHTSLTMFLFPFFVHVFWFFGMHGSRLMNPVLDYLHTLEVVQYSGTTVFIEPNAFLHYFEAFVLMGGAGMTLSLLLALLLVSRRGAMSWLIKLSLVPAVFNINELLVFGLPIVLNPTFLLPFVLVPIVAMVTTFGALYFGWLPADAPLVSWTMPVFFSGYVVSGSWFGVALQALNLLLGTLIYIPFVRWNEKQRKEEMNLAFQGLQQSLFQNAAPDKRLLERGDAQGVLARSLAHDLKESLKKRELVLVYQPQVNAAGKVVAAEALLRWKHSLYGAVAPPVIIAIAEESGLIHELGRWIIQEACSELQCWKRMGIFNVRVSVNISPRQLQASLLSEQVRVILQQNALCPKDLEIEITETAAITADVNTAKNLEALRNMGVRLAIDDFGMGHTSLRYIQNFPMDTLKIDGMLSRNVVEDKSSQEIILSITSLCASLGLEMVVEYVETQRQQQVLSSMGCTVYQGYLYSPPLAAEDAAMYILRHNQRDFYLQESG
- a CDS encoding MarR family winged helix-turn-helix transcriptional regulator, whose protein sequence is MLTHQFLREVGAVARCVQSLSDVRFKKLALQRGQFVFLTRICESPGLHLLELSHLLKVDKATATKAVQKLEAEGYVRKEQNQTDKRMVHLFPTERAKEAYPELIAEENRYLACCFTGMTKEEQALAETLMERIRENIETEWLAWKTGKGGEKYENP
- a CDS encoding dihydrodipicolinate synthase family protein encodes the protein MFKGAITPAITVFDKQGKIDAAGNERHINRLIDEGINGILFLGSIGEFFALTMDEKKEFIDLVVRVVDKRVPVLIGTGGTILAEVIELTNYAQQAGADAVVVISPYYFQLGNEVLYRYYAELAKNTTMPIMIYNFPDRTSVNLDPQLVLRLAKEFPHIIGIKDTVDGISHTRKLIQIVKKERPDFCVMSGYDEYMVPNLLAGGDGVIGGLTNVIPGVFRELLAAYEKQDFAGVAAGQAKISVLMNLYDLSSPFVAAIKGGVAAQGVNIETVTQEPSLALQPEQVAAIEKLVQSVNNM
- a CDS encoding YaiI/YqxD family protein; the protein is MKLIIDADACPKAVLACCLEAGKRYGISVITVASFNHQIASDEHITVGNASQEADLKIVNLTEANDLVITQDWGLAALVLAKKACCVSPSGSEYRSEKMDFLLEEREIKAKVRRGGGRTKGPRKRQAEDDARFAATLERLLRQLTDRSS